The stretch of DNA CGCTCCCCGATAAAGTCATTCGAGGACAGGCTTCGCGGGAATGACGGGAAGGGCCTGGATTTCCGCTTTCCCCTGCCTGCAAGTGCCCGCCGGACAGGCGGGTAATGACAAAATTTACCCACTCACTTCCACGATGAGCCAGAAAAATAAGTAACCTCATCTCTATCCTCAACCCTGGAACAAGGCTTTCCGTCTAAAAAAGGATTTAGGCCTCAATAAAATTGGTAGTTTTTCGGAACCACAATAACACCCTCTTCCGATAGGGTAAAACGGGATCGGTCCTTTGCCAAATCATACCCGATGCTCTCCTTGGGAGGGATGAAAACCCCTTTATCAATAATGCAGCGCCGCAATTTGGCCCCTTCCCCAACACAGACCCCTTCAAATAGAATACCATCCTCTACAACAGCACCGGCTTCGACCCGGACATTGGGAGAGAAAATACAGCGATTTATTTTAGCACCAATGATGACATCTCCCCCCGCTAAAAGGGAATTGGAAACCAAACCTTCCTCCCCCGATGAGGAAGGCACCAAACGGGCAGATGGGTATTGCCCATGGTAGGTGCGAATGGGCCAATCTTTTTGATAAAGGTTTAAGGGTGGGAGGGGTTTTAAAAGATCCATATTGGCCTGAAAATAGGCATCCAAGGTTCCCACGTCTCTCCAATATCCATCGATTGTGACCCTTCCTTCTTTTCCTCCAAAACGATAAGCGCCCATTGAATAATTCCCTACCATTTTGGGTAAAATATTTTTTCCAAAATCATGTTGTGAATCTTTTTCTTGGTAATCCTGGGCAAGAATATTAAGCAAAAAAGAAAGGTTAAACACATAGATTCCCATTGAAGCCAGGGCTTCCTTCGGGTTTCCCGGGATATGGGGAGGGTTTTGAGACTTTTCAATAAACCCCTGAATGAGATGGTCTTCATCAATTTCCAACACACCAAACCCAAGCGCCTCACCAATGGGAACAGGAAAACACCCTACGGTAACGTCCCATTTTCGGTGAGCATGTTCTTCCACCATCCGGGCATAGTCCATTCGGTAAATATGATCCCCGGCCAATACCAAAACATATTTGGCTTTGCTTCTTTCCAAAATATAACTGTTTTGTTGAATTGCATCGGCTGTTCCCGCATACCACCCTTCCCCCATTCGCATTTGCGCGGGTACCGCAGTGATGTACTCCCCAATTTCAGGGTTAAATATCGACCATCCGTCTCGCAAATGTTTTTGAAGGGAATGGGACTTATACTGTGTCAAAACCAGAATCTGCCGAAGGCCGGAATGAATACAATTGGAAAGAGTAAAATCAATTATCCTGTAAATCCCCCCAAAGGGAACAGCGGGTTTTGCCCGATTAACGGTCAAAGGAGAAAGTCTTGATCCCACCCCTCCTGCCAATATAATGGAAATCGTTTTGTCCACTAAATTCACCGGAAACCTCCTTGAGGCAAAAACATAAAAAATTTTTTTGTTTTCATTCTATTTTAAAAATCTTGTATTACAATCGCCCTTATCCCATCAGCCCTCTTTTTTAAACCGGGGTGTATTTTGGACTTTTAAGCGTGAGGACCGGACAGGGGGAATGGCGTAAAACAGCCTCGGCGACACTCCCACTTACGAACTTGGAAAAACCCTTTCTACCATGGGTCCCCATCACAATGAGGTCCGGGGGGAATTGATTGCTCTCCTCTAATATCTGATCTACGGGAAACCCTCCTTCTAATCGGTAATCTATTTGAAGGCCCTGAGATTGAAAAACACGGACATATTCCTTTAACCGTTTTTCCAAATCCAAATGGATCTCTTCATCTTTGGAATGATGACTCAACGTAAAACCGATTCCATACCCTCTGGGCTCCGTTACATGCAAAAGCACCACCTGAGCCCCAAAAAGCTTGGCAATTTCAATTCCATATTCCATTGCTTCCAACGAGCAATCGGAGAAATCCACAGGGATAAGGAACCGCTTTAAGGAGGGCACCCCATCGGTTCCCTCTGCTTTTTGTTCCCGGTGAAGCGTCTTTCCCTCCCCCGGATCTTTCAACCGGACGGTAACCACCGGACAAGGCGCTCCCCTCACCACGCGTTCTGCTGTACTCCCTAATAAAACCCGGTCAATGCCGCTCCATCCATGGGTTCCCAGGACAATAAGATCCGAATTTTCCTTTTGGGCAAACCTACAAATTTCATCCACCGGCAACCCGACCCTTTGGTGGGAAAACACCTCCTTGATTTCATTCTGCAAAAGGATTTTTAACGATTCCAGTTGCTGCCCAAATTCTTTGTGATAATGATCCAGGTAAATTTTCGCAACCGGGGATTCCTCCTTCATTCCTGGATTAAATTCCAACACATGGATCACATCGATCGATGACCCAAACCTTTTCCCAAGAAAACTCGCCCACTGACGGGCTTGCTCTGAACAGGCTGAAAAATCAGTTGCAAATAAAACCCGCTTTATCACTAAAGACATACGCCCCCTTCCTGAAACCCACATTTAAAACTATTTCACCCTTCCTTCTCTTTCCACCTTTTTCTTTTTTTCCAATGCCTCGGCCTGAACCCGAATTTTACAGGGTTCACAAATAAATTCATTGGAGGCTTTTCCACACAAATGGCAAAATGTTTTTTGGGTTTTCCCATTCAATATTTCGGTTGCGAACCGCAAATCTTTTTCGAATTTTTCTGTTTTTTCCTTTGCGGCCATTAAATTTTTTGAAACGTTAACGGTTAGAACCGGACAGGGAGCTTTCTGGATCACCCTTTCGGCGGTACTTCCCAACAAAACATGGGCGAGGCCCGTTCGGCCATGAGTTCCCATGACGATAAGATCTGCTTGGCGGCTTTTTGCAAACTTAATAATTTCAGCGGAGGGTACCCCTGAAAAAACAAACCCTTCCACAGAGATTCCTTCGGCTCGGATGGGGGCTAATTTTTTATTTAACGACTCACCTAGCCTATCTCTCAAATCAGGGGACCCTGTTGGCTGTACGAAGGAAAAATCCAATTCATAGACAATCGGTTCCATGACATGAAAAATGTTCAGTTCCCCTTTAAAAGCCTTCGCAAGCGAAACCGCATATTCCACCGCAACCTGTGAACATTCTGAAAAATCCGTTGGAACCAAAATTTTCTTAAATGATGTATTGAACATCTCGCACCACCTTTCTTCTCCCCATGGGGTTATGAAGAACTCAACTCCTTAATCAGATTTTCAATTAAGCAGCCTTTCGTTTTTTAATGGCCTTTAAGGCTTCAATCAACCCCGAGGCCTGTTTTTTATTCATTCTCTCCAATTTTCTTAAACCATACATCCTTTGGGTTAATCTCTGGGTCCGGAATCGGTTCCAATCCATCTCTTTTGCTAACCCATGAATAAAATCGATCTGAGAAAAGGAAATATGATTTCCTCTCTCCGAACCTTCTTCACCTGTTTGGATTTTACCGGATTTTTTTTGTTGAAGCTGTAATAAAATCTGCTGGGCTTCAGTATGTGTTAAGGTCCGAAGAGATTTCTTCCGGGTTTGATTTTCAACAAATTCATGAAGAGATTCCCCATTCAGACCCATTCGGTGTGATTGTGCCCAAATAGCCTTTAACTGGTTTTTCCCGATCTCCTTCACTTTCTCACCTTCCCTCTGGATCCCAAATTCCTATCCCTTCTATTCATACGAGAAACGCAAAAACCGTGCTCACCTCGAAAAACTCAGGCAAGGAAATATTTAATATTTTTCAATAAGTTATATGTGTATGTTTAAAGGGAGGGCTTCAAATTAGAGGCATTATGCCCCAAAAAAATTTTTTTTAGTGTGACGAAATGCCTAACCTTTTAAGGGTATTACAAAAAAAGGAATTGGGAAATGGGCTCCCTGAATTCCAATAATTAAATGGCAAAAAAATAAGAAAGGGGCTTCTAAATAAACAAAGAACCTTTATTAGGGAAATTTTCCTGAAAAAACTCCATTTTATATTCGCATAACTACTCATCTTTCATATCGGAACGCGATAACCCTTTAAAAATACCTTGTTTAAAAATTGGAGAAGCTGTACCAAAAGTTTTTTTCCGAAGATCTTCCATCAACTGAAGGGTAATCACCGTGTTCTCCGAATTTATTGCCTGTCTTTCTACCCGCCCCTTGATCATTTTTTGAAGAAAAAAAGGAAGCCGGGCCAAACGTTCTTCAGCCTCTTTGGACCAAATTAATTTAATTTCCTCTTCAACCATCGGCTTTATTTTGGGTCCACCTTTGGGTGTGTAAAGACACCACAAATCTTCATCTAAATAATCTCCATGTGAGGCAAAGGGTCTTGCCCGACATCCCCCGCACAAAACTTCAAATTCACAATCCCCACATTTTCCCTTCAACCGGGGGGAACGGAGTTCATTCAAAATAGGTGATTCGTTCCACAATCGGTCAAAACCAGTTTGGCGAAGGTTTCCCACCGAGACAGGAATAAAAGGACATGGTGTCAGATCCCCTTCAGGCGTAATTCGGGCATAGTGAGTCCCTGCGAGGCATCCACCCCCCTCATATCCTTGGGCCTTGGTAAAAGGGTTGGAGGGATCCCTTTCGAAAGCAATTCTCTTAAAGTGGGGGGCACACCGGGATCGAATCAGCATCCCCGGGAATTTTTCTTGAACATCGATTAAAGCGTTCAATTGCTCTTCATATTGGCGGGGAGTAATATCGGACATGGCTTCCCCCCGCCCCGTACAGACCAAAAAGAAAAGATTAAATACCCGGGCCCCTTTTGAATAGGCAAATTCAATGAGGCGAGGGATCTCCCCAAAATTCATTTGGCTGGCAGTGGTATGAATTTGAAAGGCCATCTCATTTCGGCGGCAACAATCGATTCCTCTCAAGGCCCCATCCAATGCACCGGGAAGGCACCGGAATGAATCATGGTGTTTAGGATCTAGAGAATCCACGCTGATTGAAAAGCCCATGACCCCTGCTTTTTTTAGTTCAGCAATTCGTGCATCGTTGAGTAATGTCCCGTTGGTTCCCACCACAACCATCATTCCTTTTCCGGAAGCATAGCGTGCGATATCGGGGAGATCTTTCCGGAGCAAGGGTTCCCCCCCCGTCAAAACCAAAATGGTGGCGGGATTGACTCGACAAAGGCCATCCACCACCCTGAAACACTCAGGGGTGGTCAGCTCTGTTGGCCCACCCGTAACTCTCTCCCCCGCCGAAAGGTAGCAATGGGAACAGAAAAGGTTACACCTTTGGGTAAGGTTCCATGCAATGAGAAAAGGCTGATATTCAGACATTACAGGTTACTTTCCTTTAACCGCCTTCATTTCAGAAAAACCGCGAAGGGGAACCCCGGCAGGGGCTCTTTGGATTTCCCTGTTTTTTTCCCGTTCAAGCGCTTTCTCCTCCCGGACAGACCAAAACCGTTCAAGAAATTGCCCAATAAAAACCCCGGTCATAAAAACGGCCCCTGAAAAAGCAAGAACATATATGGCATAAAAAACATGTTTCATGAAAAGTTTCCTCCTCCTTTTAAGGTGTCTTGAATCGGTTTAAAAACCCCGGAATGGAGTTTCTTGTTGATATTGTAATTTAAGAGGGGTAACCACCTGTTCGGGTTGCAGAACAGTGTCAAAACGATAACCTTCTTGAAAATCGTGCAATGGAATTTCAACCTCCACGGAATCAAATTCAAACGAAATGGGGACCGTTCCCTTTGGGGGAATCACGACTTCCTGGCCTGAGGAAATACCCTTGGAATGGGATGGGAACCTTTTTTAAGGTCACTATTACGGGAAGGGTTCCTCCATGAGACCCTACCGGAAATATTTCCTATTCCCAACTCTTTCCGAAGCCAAGAAAAAATTAACAGGAGAAAACAAAAGAAAAAATTTTTTCACAATAATGGGGGTGATCCCTTACTGGCCCCATGGACCCTCTAAGACCTTATTATTGAATTCTAAATTTTTTCTGAATTTCATAATTTGAACGCTCAAAATCACTTGAATCAAATTCAAACTCAAGTTCTACCTCCCCGTTGGGTGGAATCGTTACTGTCTTCTCCATAAAGTCAAAAATGGGATGCCAGGCTGTCACCTTATATGTTCCAGGGGGGATATCACGAATTATAAATTCTCCGTCCTCTTTTGTGAGAGCATAATAGGGATTTTCAGCAGCAAAACCCCATGTTTGCATAAATTCATGCATCCCACAAATTATCTGATAAATTCTTCTTCCTTTTTCAAATTCGATGGGATGGGTCTTAGTTGAATTTGGGGGAATGGGTACATTAAGGATCACATTTCCCTTCCCCGCTTGATAAACTTGGCTATTATGGAGGACAGGATCTTCATTTTTCATAATAAATTCCCCATGGTTTTGAACCACGGTAACAGATGGGAGAAACTCACAGTCTATGGAAAGAATTTCCGGTTTGAGTGTTTTAAACGGTTTTCCCTTTTCAACCCCTTCAAT from Nitrospiria bacterium encodes:
- a CDS encoding carboxypeptidase-like regulatory domain-containing protein — encoded protein: MKKGFFVFFIWWALVSLLISWAPLAFGYEAVPVKDGGTLKGVVELEGGVPEPRTFPAVLYPFGPLCQKNQRISDGKGNIFLRDVIMGPNEGLKDVVVAIEGVEKGKPFKTLKPEILSIDCEFLPSVTVVQNHGEFIMKNEDPVLHNSQVYQAGKGNVILNVPIPPNSTKTHPIEFEKGRRIYQIICGMHEFMQTWGFAAENPYYALTKEDGEFIIRDIPPGTYKVTAWHPIFDFMEKTVTIPPNGEVELEFEFDSSDFERSNYEIQKKFRIQ
- a CDS encoding universal stress protein, coding for MSLVIKRVLFATDFSACSEQARQWASFLGKRFGSSIDVIHVLEFNPGMKEESPVAKIYLDHYHKEFGQQLESLKILLQNEIKEVFSHQRVGLPVDEICRFAQKENSDLIVLGTHGWSGIDRVLLGSTAERVVRGAPCPVVTVRLKDPGEGKTLHREQKAEGTDGVPSLKRFLIPVDFSDCSLEAMEYGIEIAKLFGAQVVLLHVTEPRGYGIGFTLSHHSKDEEIHLDLEKRLKEYVRVFQSQGLQIDYRLEGGFPVDQILEESNQFPPDLIVMGTHGRKGFSKFVSGSVAEAVLRHSPCPVLTLKSPKYTPV
- a CDS encoding phage protein GemA/Gp16 family protein → MKEIGKNQLKAIWAQSHRMGLNGESLHEFVENQTRKKSLRTLTHTEAQQILLQLQQKKSGKIQTGEEGSERGNHISFSQIDFIHGLAKEMDWNRFRTQRLTQRMYGLRKLERMNKKQASGLIEALKAIKKRKAA
- the glgC gene encoding glucose-1-phosphate adenylyltransferase, with protein sequence MDKTISIILAGGVGSRLSPLTVNRAKPAVPFGGIYRIIDFTLSNCIHSGLRQILVLTQYKSHSLQKHLRDGWSIFNPEIGEYITAVPAQMRMGEGWYAGTADAIQQNSYILERSKAKYVLVLAGDHIYRMDYARMVEEHAHRKWDVTVGCFPVPIGEALGFGVLEIDEDHLIQGFIEKSQNPPHIPGNPKEALASMGIYVFNLSFLLNILAQDYQEKDSQHDFGKNILPKMVGNYSMGAYRFGGKEGRVTIDGYWRDVGTLDAYFQANMDLLKPLPPLNLYQKDWPIRTYHGQYPSARLVPSSSGEEGLVSNSLLAGGDVIIGAKINRCIFSPNVRVEAGAVVEDGILFEGVCVGEGAKLRRCIIDKGVFIPPKESIGYDLAKDRSRFTLSEEGVIVVPKNYQFY
- a CDS encoding universal stress protein, producing the protein MFNTSFKKILVPTDFSECSQVAVEYAVSLAKAFKGELNIFHVMEPIVYELDFSFVQPTGSPDLRDRLGESLNKKLAPIRAEGISVEGFVFSGVPSAEIIKFAKSRQADLIVMGTHGRTGLAHVLLGSTAERVIQKAPCPVLTVNVSKNLMAAKEKTEKFEKDLRFATEILNGKTQKTFCHLCGKASNEFICEPCKIRVQAEALEKKKKVEREGRVK
- a CDS encoding radical SAM protein, yielding MSEYQPFLIAWNLTQRCNLFCSHCYLSAGERVTGGPTELTTPECFRVVDGLCRVNPATILVLTGGEPLLRKDLPDIARYASGKGMMVVVGTNGTLLNDARIAELKKAGVMGFSISVDSLDPKHHDSFRCLPGALDGALRGIDCCRRNEMAFQIHTTASQMNFGEIPRLIEFAYSKGARVFNLFFLVCTGRGEAMSDITPRQYEEQLNALIDVQEKFPGMLIRSRCAPHFKRIAFERDPSNPFTKAQGYEGGGCLAGTHYARITPEGDLTPCPFIPVSVGNLRQTGFDRLWNESPILNELRSPRLKGKCGDCEFEVLCGGCRARPFASHGDYLDEDLWCLYTPKGGPKIKPMVEEEIKLIWSKEAEERLARLPFFLQKMIKGRVERQAINSENTVITLQLMEDLRKKTFGTASPIFKQGIFKGLSRSDMKDE